One segment of Pseudodesulfovibrio sp. 5S69 DNA contains the following:
- the miaB gene encoding tRNA (N6-isopentenyl adenosine(37)-C2)-methylthiotransferase MiaB — translation MKFHITTFGCQMNVHDSQWLARALESRGWEETGDEDAQVYILNTCSVRDKPEQKVYSELGRVAAHLKRDENVFAAVGGCVAQQVGRGFFERFPFVKLVFGSDGIAGAPNALERIAAGREDRAALLDFVTLYEEREQPCAPSAANESRQAFVNIMQGCDNFCAYCIVPYTRGRQKSRTPDAILDECRALVEGGVREITLLGQNVNSFGLDKGGVGVSFAELLRSVAAIPGLDRLRFTTSHPKDIAGEVIRAFGELPNLCPSLHLPMQAGSDRVLKAMRRKYDMQRYLSIVDGLRAARPDISLTTDLIVGFPGETEEDFRQTLDMVERVGFESSFSFKYSDRPGVAAVNMEPKVPAEEASERLLRLQTLQNNITRKCLKNLVGAQTDAFMEGLSRMQDGDAVSWKGRDPAGRIVNVSMAETAGLTGMMVPVKIVEAKKHSLVGERTGEPW, via the coding sequence ATGAAATTTCACATCACCACCTTCGGGTGCCAGATGAACGTCCACGACTCGCAGTGGCTCGCCCGCGCCCTGGAAAGCAGGGGATGGGAGGAGACCGGCGACGAGGACGCCCAGGTATACATCCTGAACACGTGCAGCGTGCGCGACAAGCCGGAGCAGAAGGTCTACAGCGAACTCGGCCGGGTGGCCGCGCACCTCAAGCGCGATGAAAACGTCTTCGCCGCCGTGGGCGGCTGTGTGGCTCAGCAGGTGGGGCGCGGCTTTTTCGAGCGCTTCCCCTTCGTCAAGCTGGTCTTCGGCTCGGACGGCATCGCGGGCGCGCCCAACGCCCTGGAGCGCATCGCCGCAGGCAGGGAAGACCGCGCGGCCCTGCTGGATTTCGTGACCCTGTACGAGGAGCGCGAGCAGCCCTGCGCCCCGTCGGCCGCGAACGAGTCCCGCCAGGCCTTCGTCAACATCATGCAGGGGTGCGACAATTTCTGCGCCTACTGTATCGTGCCTTACACACGGGGCCGCCAGAAGTCCCGCACCCCGGACGCCATCCTGGACGAGTGCCGCGCCCTGGTCGAGGGCGGCGTGCGCGAGATCACCCTGCTCGGGCAGAACGTCAACAGCTTCGGCCTGGACAAGGGCGGGGTGGGCGTCAGCTTCGCCGAACTCCTGCGTTCCGTGGCCGCCATTCCCGGCCTGGACCGGCTGCGCTTCACCACCTCGCATCCCAAGGATATAGCCGGGGAAGTCATCCGGGCATTCGGCGAACTGCCGAACCTGTGCCCCTCCCTCCACCTGCCCATGCAGGCCGGATCGGACCGGGTGCTCAAGGCCATGCGCCGCAAATACGACATGCAGCGCTACCTCTCCATCGTGGACGGGCTGCGAGCGGCCAGGCCGGACATCAGCCTGACCACGGACCTGATCGTGGGGTTCCCGGGCGAAACCGAAGAGGACTTCCGGCAGACGCTGGACATGGTCGAGCGGGTCGGTTTCGAGTCGAGTTTTTCCTTCAAGTATTCCGATCGTCCTGGAGTGGCGGCCGTGAACATGGAGCCCAAGGTCCCGGCCGAAGAGGCTTCGGAGCGGTTGCTGCGCTTGCAGACTCTGCAAAATAATATTACTAGAAAATGTCTAAAGAATCTTGTGGGCGCGCAGACCGACGCGTTCATGGAAGGGTTGAGCCGCATGCAGGACGGAGACGCCGTTTCCTGGAAGGGGCGTGATCCGGCCGGGCGTATCGTCAACGTCTCCATGGCGGAGACCGCCGGACTGACCGGCATGAT